In one window of Erinaceus europaeus chromosome 17, mEriEur2.1, whole genome shotgun sequence DNA:
- the LOC103122873 gene encoding olfactory receptor 51V1: MMNSSSFLLTGFSGLEQQYLWISIPFSSIYVMVFLGNCMVLHVIWTEPSLHQPMFYFLAMLALTDVSMGLSTVHTVLGILWGIIQEVNLDACIVQSFFIHSLSFMESSILLTMALDRYIAICNPLRYSSILTNSRVVKIGLAIICRSFFFTILPIIRLKFFHYCHPHILSHSFCLHQDLLRLSCSDIRLNSYYALMLVICTLLLDSVLILISYALILKTVLAIASQEELHKSFQTCISHICSVLVFYIPIISLTMVHRFGKHLSPVVHVLMGNIYILFPPLMNPIIYSVKTHQIRRRMLRLFSLKRY, encoded by the coding sequence ATGATgaattcttcctccttccttctcactgGGTTTTCTGGCCTGGAGCAGCAGTATCTCTGGATCTCCATTCCCTTTTCCTCCATTTATGTCATGGTGTTCTTGGGAAACTGTATGGTTCTCCACGTGATCTGGACTGAGCCAAGCCTGCACCAGCCAATGTTCTACTTCTTGGCCATGCTGGCGCTCACTGACGTGTCCATGGGGTTATCCACGGTGCACACAGTGCTGGGAATCCTGTGGGGAATTATTCAGGAGGTCAACTTGGATGCCTGCATTGTCCAGTCCTTTTTTATCCACAGTCTTTCTTTCATGGAGTCCTCCATTCTACTCACTATGGCTCTTGATAGGTATATTGCAATttgtaacccactgcgctattccTCCATTCTGACTAACTCCAGGGTTGTCAAAATTGGGCTGGCTATCATCTGCAGGAGTTTCTTCTTTACCATACTTCCTATAATCCGTCTGAAATTTTTCCATTACTGTCATCCCCacattctctctcactcattctgcCTGCACCAGGACCTTCTCCGCCTATCCTGTTCAGACATCCGACTCAACAGCTACTATGCCCTGATGCTGGTAATTTGCACATTACTGTTGGACTCTGTTCTTATCCTTATCTCCTATGCTTTGATTCTCAAGACGGTACTGGCGATTGCCTCTCAGGAGGAGCTACATAAATCTTTTCAAACTTGCATCTCTCACATTTGCTCTGTCCTTGTGTTCTACATCCCCATCATCAGCCTAACAATGGTCCACCGTTTTGGCAAGCATCTCTCCCCTGTGGTCCATGTCCTCATGGGCAACATCTACATCCTTTTCCCGCCTTTGATGAACCCCATCATCTACAGTGTCAAGACCCATCAGATTCGACGCAGAATGCTCAGACTCTTCTCTCTGAAAAGATACTGA